Proteins co-encoded in one Nonlabens agnitus genomic window:
- a CDS encoding D-Ala-D-Ala carboxypeptidase family metallohydrolase: MALLMGGAFLAYKFSKSSVKSKPYKRNGIAVDLSVFDSPDMPGSGNCMERRLIAMLHNLSLKTGYPIFSWINSGARSEAHNRKLGGLRNSSHKIPTCKAVDIRASSKSIRNNLAMAARDVGFKRIGVGNTFVHLDVDEGKSQYVAWGYLVGLLRRLILLCSCYSLPKASMK, from the coding sequence ATGGCGCTACTTATGGGTGGCGCTTTTTTGGCTTATAAATTTAGCAAGTCGAGCGTTAAGTCTAAGCCATATAAGCGAAATGGCATTGCTGTGGATCTCTCGGTCTTTGACAGCCCAGATATGCCTGGCTCTGGAAACTGTATGGAGAGACGACTTATAGCGATGCTGCACAACCTATCTCTGAAAACCGGTTATCCTATATTCAGTTGGATAAACTCTGGAGCCCGAAGTGAGGCTCATAATCGTAAATTAGGTGGCTTGCGCAACTCTTCTCATAAAATACCTACTTGTAAAGCTGTGGATATCAGAGCTTCTTCCAAATCAATCCGCAACAATCTGGCTATGGCAGCACGTGATGTTGGCTTTAAACGCATCGGTGTAGGCAATACGTTTGTTCATCTGGATGTAGATGAAGGAAAATCGCAATATGTGGCTTGGGGTTACCTAGTGGGGCTGCTGCGGAGATTAATCCTTTTGTGTAGTTGCTACAGTCTGCCAAAGGCTTCAATGAAGTAA